The Pseudarthrobacter sp. BIM B-2242 region TTGGTGTCCGTTGATCTTGTCACCGCGGACGGCGAGCTGGTCACGGCCAGCGAGCATCACAACGCCGACCTCTTCTGGGGCGTGCGGGGCGGGGGCGGGAACTTCGGCATCGTCACCGAGTTCGAGTTCCGGCTTGTCCCTGTGGGTCCCCAGGTGATGGCCGGGCCGGTGTTTTGGGCCATGGAAGACGCCCCGGAGGTGTTGCGCTTCTATCGTGACTGGATCGCAGACTGCCCTGATGAGCTTATGACCGCCGCGATCCAACGGAAGGCACCGGCGCTGCCGACCGTTCCGCCCGAACTGGTGGGCAAGCGCGTTATCGCAATCGTCGGATGCTATTCCGGATCGGTTGATGACGGCGAACGGGTCATGCGCCCGCTGAAGGAATTCGGGTCCCCCGTACTCGATCTTTGCCGGCCGAAGCCGTTCCTGGAGCACCAGAAGATGTTCGATCCCTCGTTCCCGCACGGCTGGTCGTATTACGTCAGGTCCTGCGATGTCGCGGGCCTCAGCGACGACGTCATTGACATCGCCACCGAATACGGGCTGCGCATCACCTCGCCCGTCACCAGCGTGGCCATGTGGCAGCTGGGCGGTGCCGTGGGTCGGGTTGGCAACGATGCCACCGCGTTCAACGGACGCCAGGCAGGGTTTACCTTCAACATCAACGGCAACAGCAAGACCGCCGATGGTTTCGATGCTGAGCGGCAGTGGGCCCGGGACTATTGGTCGGCGCTGGCACCCCATCACACCGGCGTCTACGTGAATTTCCTTATGGAAGAGGGTGAGGAGCGCGTCAGGCAGGCGTACGGTGCCGCCAAGTACGACAGGCTCAAGACCCTCAAGCGCAAGTACGATCCCACGAACTTCTTCCGCCTCAACCAGAACATCAAGCCCGACTAAGGTCCTTACGGATCGGAGAACGTCGTGCTCAAGATGCTGCTCTGCAAAAAGAACGTGCGTCACGATTGGCACGTTGAAACCACGGTCGACGGCGGCCGGTACCGGCAATGCGCACGCTGCGGCAAGTACAAGACGGGCGGCAGCGGCCGCAACGGCAACTGGGCAGCCCCGCTCGGCGGGTAGCCGGCGGGCAACAAGCCTGCGCGCAACCGGCCCGTCGCGCGCCTCCCCCTACACAGATCGGGGCACAGATTCCGCCTCCGCCCGGAAACGTCAGCGGCCCTGCCCCGCTCAAACGGGGTGGGGCAGCACCGGTCATGCGGGTGAGGGCCGGCCATGCGGGCGAGCACCGGTCATGCGGGCTACGGCAAGCGGGGTGGACCGGTGGCGCGGGGCAGCCTGCAAGACACACTGGACGACCGCCCTGGCTTTGCTGCACACTGGATGCGGGAAAGCGCTTGCCCAGCGATTGGGAAGCAAGCCCCTTGCGCCCTTCTGGGCAGGAATGGAGCACCATGGGAACGTCATCGCCCGCAACGCCGTCACCAGTCCAGGCACAGCCCGCCGCTGCGCTGACCGGCAGGCCAACGACGCCGGCGAGGGTGGCGCTGGTAGGCGTCCACGGCTTCGGTACTCACCACCTGCGGAACCTTGAACGATTGCAGGAGGCCGGCGTCGTCGACCTCGTGGCAGTGGCTGATCCGCAGCCACCGGAACCGGGGTCCGTTCCGGAGACCGCCGCGGCCTTCCCTGGACTGGCTGAACTCCTGACGGACACACCGGACCTTGACGTCATTATTGTGGCCACGCCCATCCAGACCCACGCGCCACTGGGCCTCGCGGTCCTGGAAACCTCGGCCGACCTCTATCTGGAGAAGCCTCCCGTTGCTTCACTGGCGGATTTCGACGCACTGCTTGATGCTGCCGCGGCCTCCGGGCGGGCAGTGCAGATCGGTTTCCAGAGCCTTGGATCGCATGCCCTGGCCGCCATCGGGGAGCTCGTCGCTGACGGAACCATCGGCATCCTTGAGGGCATCTCCGCGACCGGTCGCTGGGTTCGTCCCCGCGCGTACTACACGCGCTCCCGGTGGGCGGGGAAGCGCAGTATTGACGGCATCGATGTGGTGGACGGCGTCGCCACCAACCCGCTGGCCCATGCGGTGGCAACGGCCCTGCGGATTGCGGGGGCGCGCACCAAAGCTGATGTCGCCTCTGTGGAAACCGATCTCTACCGCGCCAACGACATCGAATCAGATGACACGTCCGTAGTCCGGATCCGCACCGCTACGGGGCTGCCCATCACCTGCGCCCTGACCATCTGCGCCAGCGAATCAGTGGAACCCTACGTGACCCTGCAGGGCTCAGCAGGCACGGCAGTTTTCCACTACACCGAGGACCGCCTCGTCGTGACAACGGCAGAAGGGCAGTCAGAAACCACTTTTGGCAGGGACGATCTCACCGAGAACCTGATCGCGCACCGTGGAGGGGACGCCAAACTGATCAGCCCTATCGCGGACAGCGGCGCCTTTATGCTGGTCCTCGAAGCGATCCGAACAGCGCCTGCACCCACCCGCATCGCGCCGGAGTACATCCGCTGGGAGGGCGTCGGCGGCCAGGCGAACGCCGTGGTGGTAGGGATCGAAGACGCCCTGGAACGGGCAGCCACAGGACACGCAACGTTCAGCGAACTGGGGCTGCCTTGGGCGAACCACTCTTAATGACGCCCTCAAGCTAAGCTTCCCCGGGAACAAGGGACCGGCCGGTCTATGCGGCAGACAGTCCGGTCACGGAGCCGCGGATCTGGACCTTCCCTGCAATCAAGGCTCAGCGGTTTAGCGCCCCTTAGGCCTGGCATTCAGCCACAGCAAGAGACCGACAGCGGCCGCGGACACCATGGCCAGCGCACCGGTGACAACCAGGCCGGTCCGCACGCCGAACTCCTCGGTCAGCCAGCCGGCCAGCAGCCCGCCGAGGGCATGCCCGCCCAGAAGCAGCGGCAGGTAGAGCGCCATCACCCTCCCCCGGACCTCGGGGCCCGCCTCCAACTGCACGGCCGTTGCTGCGCTGGTCAGGAAAAGCAGGGTCGTCAGGCCCACCACGACGAGCATCACGATGAAAAGAACCAGCGTGGGCATCAGTGCGGCGATCAGCTGCGAGAGCCCAAAAAGGCCGGCGGCGGCGACGATTCCCTTGCGGCCAAGGGTCTTCAACCGGGCAGCCAGGAGTGCGCCGGCAAGAGCGCCGGCAGCGCTCACCGTATTGAAAAGCCCGAACCCGGCGGCTCCGTTGTGCCACACCCGTTCGGCGAAAGCTGCCAGGACCACCGGCCCGTTCATGCCAAATGCCCCCAGCAGCCCGGCCAAAGTAATGATCAGGAGCAGCGATGGCCGCTCACGGACGTACCGGAACCCCGCCAGCAGCTGACCGCGTCCGCGCGATGCCGGGGCGCTGGCGTGCAGGAGCGCCGGGCGGACGGCGGCGATCATGCCCAGCACCAGCAGCGAAAGGACGGCGTTGGCGGCGAAGGCGGCGGCAGATCCCGCCTGCGCGATGACCACCCCGCCCAGTGCCGGCCCCAGCATGGCACCGAACTGGCCGATAGCATTGTTGACGCCGATCGCGGGCCTCAGCCCGGCGTCGCCCACCACCTCGTTGACGAACACCTGGCGGGCCGGCCCATCGATGGCCGACGTCACGCCCAGCGCCACGCAGCTTCCGTACACGGCCCAGACCGTGATGTTGCCGCTGGCCGCCCAGGCCGCCAGGCCGATGGCCAGAAGCGCGATCACCGACTGGCAGACCATCATGATGCTGCGCTTGGGGAAGATATCCACCAGCAGGCCGCTGAGCGGGCCGACGATCAGCATGGGGAGGAACTGCAGAGCGACGGCGATACCCACCGCCGCAGGACTGCCGGTGAGTTGGAGCACCAGCCAGTCCTGGGCCAGCCGCTGCATCCACACGCCCATGCTGCCGGCCAGTGTCATGCCCAGGAACAAGCGGTAGTTATGCTGCGTCAGCGGGTGGTACCACCGGACCGGTGGCTGAGGTGAACGAAGGGATTCTGCGGACTGCGGGCGGTCGGAAGACACGACTGGGCTCAACTCGCTAGTGATGGAAAGGTCTCGTAAGAGGTTGGAGACGGAGAGAACAAGTTCCTAAGCGCGGGCGGACCGCATTTTGACCGCAGCCGCCGCCAGGATCAGCGTGCCCGGAACCACCACAAACAGGGCTGCGAGCATCCAGACAAAGACCACGGACGCGAACAGCGCCGCGGCAAGAAGGAGCGAGCCCGTCCAGTCACGCAGCGTCAACGCTTTAGCGGTACTAATGGCCGAGTGCCATGCTCCCGGCGCAGCGGATCCCCCGCCGGGAACGGCGGAATCGCGACCGTCAGGCCAGGCAGCTGCAGTGCGCAGGAGCAGGATCGCGCCGGCCACTGCCAGGACCAGCGTGGCCGGAAGGACCACCGCACTGCCCGGCAGCTGCCCCACTGTTGCGAGCAACAGGTTAAGGACAATCACGACGGCGGCTCCCGCCGTCGTGATTCCCAGCTTCCAACTGCCGGGGAGAGCAGCGCGGAAGGTGGTCCACAGGGAACGGACGGAATCGTCGCGTCCCGAAAGATGCCGTTCCAGGTGGGCGATCCCCGCCGCATACGCGGCAGGGATCGTAACCAGCGGAACGGACAGCACCAGCACCAGCAGCCCGGCGAGGAGGGTCTCGGAAAAGAGTGCGAAGCGGTTCACCGGGATGGGATCACTCCGGTCGGAGTCGGCTCTGGTGCTGTCCATGATGCTCATTTTTCTGTATCCGATTTCCGTTGCCGTCAGCCCTTGAGGCCCTGGGTGGAGACGCCTTCAACGATGTAGCGCTGGAAGACGAGGAAGAAGATCAGCACCGGGAGCAGCGCCAGGACGGACATGGCGATCATGGCACCGTAGTCCGAGGATTGGGTCTGGTCCACGAAGAGGCGCAGCGCCAGGGGCAGCGGGTACTTTTCCGGGGTGTTCAGGTAGAGCAGGGGGCCCAGGAAGTCGTTCCAGCTCCAGATGAAGGAGAAGATCGAGGTGGAGATCAGGGCCGGTTTCATCAGCGGGAGCATGATGGCGGTGAAGATCCGGACGTGGCCGGCGCCGTCGATCCTTGCCGCTTCGTCCAGTTCTGCCGGGAGGTTGCGCATGAACTGGACCATGAGGAACACAAAGAACGCGTCAGCGGCGAGGAACTTGCCGATCAGCAGCGGAACGTAGGTGTCCACGAGGCCCAGCTGGTTGAAGACGATGTACTGCGGGATGATCACCACGTGGAAGGGCAGGAGCAGGGTGGCGATCATCATCCCGAAGAAGATGCTGCGGCCAGGAAACTTGATCCGGGCGAAGGCGTAGGCCGAGACGGACGCGGAGAGGATGGTGCCGACGACGGCACCGATGGCCAGGACCAGGGAGTTGGTGAAGAACTGCAGGGTGGAGACCCCGCCGATCCCGTCCATGGCCGTCACGAAGTTATCGAAGCTGAAGTTGTTGGACCACAGCGACGTGTTCGCGCCACCGATCTCGGCGTTGGGTTTGAAGGCTGAGGCAACCATCCACAATGCCGGGTACAAGACGACTGCGGTGAGCGCGAGGGCCACGATGTGGAAGATGGTGTTCTTGACCCGCTTGGCCGTGGCCGACTCGGATTTGGGGTTGTAGTGCGGCACCTGGTCGTCCGGGATGGACTGGGTGGGGGTTGCCAAAGTTGTCATTTAGAATCACCGCTGTAGTGGACCCAGGACTTGGAGGTTTTGAAGAAGATGAGGGTGATAACGCCGACCACGACCACCAGGAGCCAGGCCATCGCCGAGGCGTAGCCCATCCGGAAATCGGAGAAGCCGCGCAGGTACAGGTAGAGCGTGTAAAAGAGGGTGGAACCGGCCGGGCCGCCTTCACCGTTGGAGATGATATAGGCCGAGCTGAAGATCTGGAACGCGTGGATGGTTTCCATCAGCAGGTTGAAGAAAACAACCGGGGAGAGCATGGGCCAGGTGATGTTGAAAAACTTCCGCACAGGGCCGGCGCCGTCCATCGACGCCGCCTCGTAGAGGTCCGCCGGGATCTGCTTGAGGCCGGCGAGGAAGATCACCATCGGCGCACCGAACTGCCAGACGGTCAGCAGGATGAACATGGCCATGGTCATGGACGGGTTGCCCACCCAGCCGCCGAGGTTGATGCCGAAGAAGGACAGGCCCTGGTCCACCGGGCCGGCATCGCCGAACATCGCCTTCCACACGATCGCGATCGAGACCGACGCTCCAATCAGGGACGGTGCGTAGAACGCCGAGCGGTAGAAACCCTGTCCCTTGCGTGCACTGTTCAGCAGCATCGCCACCGCCAGTGCCGCCGCGAGCTTGAGTGGGGTACCGAACACCACGTAGCCCACGGTTACGCCCACGGACTGCAGGAACCGCTCGTCCTGGAACATGGTGACGTAGTTATCCAGCCCGATCCATTTGGGGGCGTCAAAGAGGTTGTAGTTGGTGAAGGACAGGTACAGCGAGGAAATCATCGGGCCCACGGTCAGGGCGATGAATCCCAGCAACCAGGGCAAGAGGAAGGTGTAGCCGGCGCGGGCGTCCGCCCCGCTCCGCTTGGACGTGGGCCGGCGCGATGTGCGGGGCTGCGAAGGAGCGGAGCGCGGCGGGCGCCTGCTCAGGGTTGGGCTTTGAGTCACGATTTCAGTCCGTCAGTTATGAGCGTCGGGCAGGCAATACGCTGCTCAGGCGTTCTGCTTGATGAGGTCTTCAGCTTCCTTGAACCAGGCGTCTGCTGCACCGTCCACGGTCAGCTTGCCGTAGTTCAGATCGGAGGCGACGCGCTTGAACGACGACTCGAGAGTGCCGAAACCGACGATGGGCGGCTCGGGGGCATCCTTGAGGTACTGCTCGATGGACTTCTCGTAGTCAACAACCAGCTTGTCGGTCCCTTCGAAAGTGGTGCCGTCCCGCTGCGTTTTGGATGCGGGAACCCCGCGGGAGGTCTTGAAGATCTGACCCACCTCGGGATCGTTGACCATAAAATCGATGAACCGGGCAGCAGCGTCCTTGTACTTGGTCTTGGCGCTGGCCACCATCAGCATGGAAGGCTTCAGGAACAGGCCCAGGTTGTCCGCGTCGTCCGACGGAACCGGGACGAGCTTGAGCTCCTTGGCGCCGCTGTCACCGAGGTAACTGGCCATGAAGTTGTCCCACGTGACTTCCGAGCCGGTGACGTTTGAGCCGAACGGCGACTTGGGAGCAAGCTGGGTGACGCGTTCTTCGGAGACGATCGCAGGGGTGCCGCGGAGCTCGGCGGTGACGTTCCACCACTTCTTGAGGTCATCCTTGGTGAAGCCGAGCTTGCCGTCCTCGGTGAAGGCCTCGATGTTGTTCTGGCGCAGCCAGATGTTGAACATCCACCAGACGGAGGTGTAATCCGTGGCGCCGAACAGTGCACCGTTTCCCTTGGCCCCCACCTCGGCGAGGAACGCGTTGTAGTCCTTGTAGGTCCACTTGCCGGTCGGCTCTGTGATGCCCAGGGAGGCCAGCTTGGCGGGATCGTAATAGACGGCAAACGCGTTGGTGCTGGTGGGGATGCCGTAGGTCTTGCCCTTGATCTGGCCGGACGGCAGAAGGGACTTCTCGAAGGCGTCCGTGTTGATCTTGACGGTGCCGAGATCCAGGAGCTGGTTGCGCTGGCCGTAGTCCCGGAGGTAGGACAGGTCCCACTGCATCACGTCCGGCAGGCCGCCGCCGGCAGCCTCCGTGGCGCGCTTCTGCCAGTAGCCGGCAAAGTCAGTGAAGTTGCCGTTGACCTTGATGTCCGGGTTTTTCCCCTCGAAGAGGGCAATCGCCTTGCGGGTTCGCTCGGCGCGGTCGTCGTTGCCCCACCAGGTGTAGTTGATGGTGACGGGGTTCTCCGCAGAGCCCGTCTGGCTCGCTGCGGGTGAGCCGCAGGCCGCCAGAGCCGCGGCCGATGCCGAACCGATCGCTACCGTGGTGATGAAACTTCTCCTGCTGATCATAAGAGCCTCCTTGCTCGGGTTGTGCAAACCATTCGCTCCGGCAACTGCAGGTTGTGAGCTGGCTTACACGCTTTCTGAATCGATACAATACGGGCATTCCCCGGATTGGGCAAGCGTTTTCCCAGGGCCGTTATTGCGATACGTTTAGTCCATCCCGCAGACCAAGGAGTCCCATGACCAGGCAAGGCAATTCCGTCCCCGCCAGTATCTGGAGCAACGTGGAAGGGATCGCTTACGGCGGCGATTACAACCCGGAGCAGTGGCCGGTCAACGTCCGGCTCGAAGACCTCGAGCTGATGAAGGAAGCCGGCGTCACGTTCCTGAGCGTCGGGATTTTCTCCTGGGCTCTGTTGGAACCCTCCGAAGGCCAGTACAACTTCGGCTGGCTGGACGAGGTAATGGACAACCTGGCCGCCCACGGAATCAAGGTGGCCCTGGCTACGGCAACGGCGGCACCACCGGCGTGGCTGGTCCGCAGGCACCCGGAAATCCTCCCCGTCACGGCTGACGGGAGCGTGCTGGGACCGGGCTCACGGCGGCACTACACGCCGTCGTCGGCCGTTTACCGC contains the following coding sequences:
- a CDS encoding Poxvirus protein I5 codes for the protein MSIMDSTRADSDRSDPIPVNRFALFSETLLAGLLVLVLSVPLVTIPAAYAAGIAHLERHLSGRDDSVRSLWTTFRAALPGSWKLGITTAGAAVVIVLNLLLATVGQLPGSAVVLPATLVLAVAGAILLLRTAAAWPDGRDSAVPGGGSAAPGAWHSAISTAKALTLRDWTGSLLLAAALFASVVFVWMLAALFVVVPGTLILAAAAVKMRSARA
- a CDS encoding carbohydrate ABC transporter permease is translated as MTTLATPTQSIPDDQVPHYNPKSESATAKRVKNTIFHIVALALTAVVLYPALWMVASAFKPNAEIGGANTSLWSNNFSFDNFVTAMDGIGGVSTLQFFTNSLVLAIGAVVGTILSASVSAYAFARIKFPGRSIFFGMMIATLLLPFHVVIIPQYIVFNQLGLVDTYVPLLIGKFLAADAFFVFLMVQFMRNLPAELDEAARIDGAGHVRIFTAIMLPLMKPALISTSIFSFIWSWNDFLGPLLYLNTPEKYPLPLALRLFVDQTQSSDYGAMIAMSVLALLPVLIFFLVFQRYIVEGVSTQGLKG
- a CDS encoding carbohydrate ABC transporter permease, with protein sequence MTQSPTLSRRPPRSAPSQPRTSRRPTSKRSGADARAGYTFLLPWLLGFIALTVGPMISSLYLSFTNYNLFDAPKWIGLDNYVTMFQDERFLQSVGVTVGYVVFGTPLKLAAALAVAMLLNSARKGQGFYRSAFYAPSLIGASVSIAIVWKAMFGDAGPVDQGLSFFGINLGGWVGNPSMTMAMFILLTVWQFGAPMVIFLAGLKQIPADLYEAASMDGAGPVRKFFNITWPMLSPVVFFNLLMETIHAFQIFSSAYIISNGEGGPAGSTLFYTLYLYLRGFSDFRMGYASAMAWLLVVVVGVITLIFFKTSKSWVHYSGDSK
- a CDS encoding Gfo/Idh/MocA family protein, with protein sequence MGTSSPATPSPVQAQPAAALTGRPTTPARVALVGVHGFGTHHLRNLERLQEAGVVDLVAVADPQPPEPGSVPETAAAFPGLAELLTDTPDLDVIIVATPIQTHAPLGLAVLETSADLYLEKPPVASLADFDALLDAAAASGRAVQIGFQSLGSHALAAIGELVADGTIGILEGISATGRWVRPRAYYTRSRWAGKRSIDGIDVVDGVATNPLAHAVATALRIAGARTKADVASVETDLYRANDIESDDTSVVRIRTATGLPITCALTICASESVEPYVTLQGSAGTAVFHYTEDRLVVTTAEGQSETTFGRDDLTENLIAHRGGDAKLISPIADSGAFMLVLEAIRTAPAPTRIAPEYIRWEGVGGQANAVVVGIEDALERAATGHATFSELGLPWANHS
- a CDS encoding ABC transporter substrate-binding protein, whose translation is MISRRSFITTVAIGSASAAALAACGSPAASQTGSAENPVTINYTWWGNDDRAERTRKAIALFEGKNPDIKVNGNFTDFAGYWQKRATEAAGGGLPDVMQWDLSYLRDYGQRNQLLDLGTVKINTDAFEKSLLPSGQIKGKTYGIPTSTNAFAVYYDPAKLASLGITEPTGKWTYKDYNAFLAEVGAKGNGALFGATDYTSVWWMFNIWLRQNNIEAFTEDGKLGFTKDDLKKWWNVTAELRGTPAIVSEERVTQLAPKSPFGSNVTGSEVTWDNFMASYLGDSGAKELKLVPVPSDDADNLGLFLKPSMLMVASAKTKYKDAAARFIDFMVNDPEVGQIFKTSRGVPASKTQRDGTTFEGTDKLVVDYEKSIEQYLKDAPEPPIVGFGTLESSFKRVASDLNYGKLTVDGAADAWFKEAEDLIKQNA
- a CDS encoding FAD-binding oxidoreductase; this translates as MIPVTQSVEIDGTAVDELQRSFRGEILRPDDAGYNDHRKVWNGSIDRRPAVIARCAGVADVRAALRLARSQGLRTAVRAGGHSFPGLSVCDDGLVIDLGLMKGIRVDPEARMARVQAGVLLGELDRETQEFGLAVPSGIVTHTGVAGLTLGGGIGWIMRKHGLTIDQLVSVDLVTADGELVTASEHHNADLFWGVRGGGGNFGIVTEFEFRLVPVGPQVMAGPVFWAMEDAPEVLRFYRDWIADCPDELMTAAIQRKAPALPTVPPELVGKRVIAIVGCYSGSVDDGERVMRPLKEFGSPVLDLCRPKPFLEHQKMFDPSFPHGWSYYVRSCDVAGLSDDVIDIATEYGLRITSPVTSVAMWQLGGAVGRVGNDATAFNGRQAGFTFNINGNSKTADGFDAERQWARDYWSALAPHHTGVYVNFLMEEGEERVRQAYGAAKYDRLKTLKRKYDPTNFFRLNQNIKPD
- a CDS encoding MFS transporter, which produces MSSDRPQSAESLRSPQPPVRWYHPLTQHNYRLFLGMTLAGSMGVWMQRLAQDWLVLQLTGSPAAVGIAVALQFLPMLIVGPLSGLLVDIFPKRSIMMVCQSVIALLAIGLAAWAASGNITVWAVYGSCVALGVTSAIDGPARQVFVNEVVGDAGLRPAIGVNNAIGQFGAMLGPALGGVVIAQAGSAAAFAANAVLSLLVLGMIAAVRPALLHASAPASRGRGQLLAGFRYVRERPSLLLIITLAGLLGAFGMNGPVVLAAFAERVWHNGAAGFGLFNTVSAAGALAGALLAARLKTLGRKGIVAAAGLFGLSQLIAALMPTLVLFIVMLVVVGLTTLLFLTSAATAVQLEAGPEVRGRVMALYLPLLLGGHALGGLLAGWLTEEFGVRTGLVVTGALAMVSAAAVGLLLWLNARPKGR